The following are encoded in a window of Variovorax paradoxus genomic DNA:
- a CDS encoding DUF6708 domain-containing protein — translation MRKKKAQPVDVEAAILAGIAAGQAAKDDAAAAPLSGVQRRFSRKERASGKPSALGNVYAVYPDAIQLMEPSSSAQLRGAGLMAFLFMSGLCITGTYGLLKLAGEQIIDGQFGMLDFVFTALPVGFVLFVARHWIVAAWHLDMFSADNQPTIFDRKHRKVYRLFTPLDGSADKWSQKLKPIHLQMTTHDWDDIRAEYRAELVTSGKTVSRIHRLVMIVRGRGKDADKTAEEFNIGNSMAMGPNTVPMLWEHIRRFMEERGPGVPEGEPLQNFERPKNLWQSMGVVSPFGPKFGWWWEAGKFPVVLILVAFPFTLPFFTVWAICNWISHMTMRKTIWPDEVHRRIGQATRSADACLTASR, via the coding sequence ATGCGTAAGAAAAAAGCGCAGCCCGTCGATGTAGAGGCTGCGATCCTGGCCGGCATCGCGGCCGGACAGGCCGCGAAGGACGACGCGGCGGCAGCGCCGCTGAGTGGCGTGCAACGACGCTTCAGCCGAAAGGAGCGTGCCAGCGGAAAGCCTTCGGCGCTGGGCAACGTGTACGCGGTGTACCCCGATGCGATTCAGTTGATGGAGCCTTCCAGCTCAGCGCAATTGAGGGGGGCGGGGTTGATGGCGTTCTTGTTCATGAGCGGCCTGTGCATCACAGGTACCTATGGGTTGTTGAAGTTGGCAGGAGAACAAATCATTGATGGTCAATTTGGGATGCTGGATTTTGTTTTCACGGCCTTGCCCGTCGGGTTTGTTCTCTTTGTAGCCCGCCACTGGATAGTCGCCGCCTGGCACCTGGACATGTTCTCCGCCGACAACCAGCCGACCATCTTTGACCGCAAGCACCGCAAGGTGTACCGACTGTTCACGCCGCTGGATGGCTCGGCCGACAAGTGGTCGCAAAAACTCAAGCCCATCCACTTGCAGATGACGACGCATGACTGGGACGACATCCGTGCGGAGTACCGAGCCGAGCTGGTGACCAGCGGCAAGACCGTCAGCCGCATTCACCGGCTCGTGATGATCGTTCGCGGCAGAGGCAAGGACGCCGACAAAACTGCCGAGGAATTCAACATCGGCAACAGCATGGCCATGGGCCCGAACACCGTGCCCATGCTGTGGGAGCACATCCGCCGCTTCATGGAAGAGAGAGGGCCCGGCGTTCCCGAAGGCGAACCCTTGCAGAACTTCGAGCGCCCGAAGAACCTGTGGCAAAGCATGGGCGTGGTCAGCCCCTTCGGGCCGAAGTTCGGTTGGTGGTGGGAGGCCGGCAAGTTTCCGGTCGTCCTGATCCTGGTTGCCTTCCCTTTCACACTGCCGTTCTTCACTGTTTGGGCCATCTGCAACTGGATCAGCCACATGACCATGCGCAAGACGATCTGGCCGGACGAGGTGCATCGGCGCATCGGGCAGGCCACACGCAGTGCGGATGCGTGTCTCACGGCATCTCGCTAA
- a CDS encoding DUF6708 domain-containing protein yields the protein MRKKKEKSQPVDVEAAILVDIAARQAAKDEAAVAPLSGVQRRFNRKEPASSKPSALGDVYAVYPDAIQLMEPSGSAQLRGAGLMTFLFMSGMGIWVLTKILEVAQTEIARGRFGLYDVLVDGFFLWFLFFVVRHWMAAAWRLDMFSADNQPTIFDRKHRKVYRLFTPPDGSADKWSQKFKPIHLQMTTHDWDDIRAEYRAELVTSGKTVSRIHRLVMIVRGKGKDADKTVEEFNIGNSMAMGPNTVPMLWEHIRRFMEEKGPGVPEGEPLQNFERPKNLWQSMGVVSPFGPKFGWWWEASPFLTSVILLAFPLSFPFAMAWSVCNWISHMTMRKTIWPDEVHRRIGQATRSADA from the coding sequence GTGCGTAAGAAGAAAGAAAAATCGCAACCCGTCGATGTCGAGGCTGCGATCCTGGTCGACATTGCAGCCCGGCAAGCCGCGAAGGACGAGGCGGCGGTAGCGCCGCTGAGCGGTGTGCAACGGCGGTTCAACCGAAAGGAACCTGCCAGCAGCAAGCCTTCGGCGCTGGGCGACGTGTATGCCGTGTACCCCGATGCGATTCAACTGATGGAACCTTCTGGCTCGGCACAGTTAAGGGGGGCGGGGTTGATGACGTTCTTGTTCATGAGTGGGATGGGTATTTGGGTGTTGACGAAAATACTTGAGGTCGCCCAAACTGAAATTGCTCGTGGGCGATTTGGCCTCTATGACGTGCTGGTCGATGGCTTCTTCCTTTGGTTTCTTTTCTTCGTTGTCCGCCACTGGATGGCCGCTGCTTGGCGCTTGGACATGTTCTCCGCCGACAACCAGCCCACTATCTTCGACCGCAAGCACCGCAAGGTATACCGGCTGTTCACGCCTCCGGATGGCTCGGCCGACAAGTGGTCGCAAAAGTTCAAGCCCATCCACCTGCAGATGACGACCCATGACTGGGACGACATCCGCGCGGAATACCGCGCCGAGCTGGTGACCAGCGGCAAGACCGTCAGCCGCATTCACCGACTCGTGATGATCGTTCGCGGCAAGGGCAAAGATGCCGACAAGACTGTCGAAGAATTCAACATCGGCAACAGCATGGCCATGGGCCCAAACACCGTGCCCATGCTGTGGGAGCACATCCGCCGGTTCATGGAAGAAAAGGGCCCTGGCGTGCCCGAAGGAGAACCCTTGCAGAACTTCGAGCGCCCGAAGAACCTGTGGCAAAGCATGGGCGTGGTCAGCCCCTTCGGGCCGAAGTTCGGCTGGTGGTGGGAGGCCAGTCCGTTCCTGACCAGTGTGATTCTGTTGGCCTTCCCGCTTTCCTTTCCCTTCGCCATGGCCTGGTCGGTCTGCAACTGGATCAGTCACATGACCATGCGCAAGACGATCTGGCCGGATGAGGTGCATCGACGCATCGGGCAGGCGACGCGCAGTGCGGATGCATAG
- a CDS encoding T6SS effector BTH_I2691 family protein, translated as MSTTSPAGCDTCNRSGLSLLLLRPSPVAKKGPLVPVGAAAVKTDDALIKGVVPGTALTQSRYALRLLRAGFVHVYVEHPPVGVTNWLIYRVTDNADLVAQGHPVFAQMPQPEPCGRKEHNAAGMHLLHIPQAHQIDAVWIAYSANLWNDKLQKANAANPRVMQKVSLAGGSPNTFKPTAAALQEKVLECALMNLHINKSLEQDFKFNTLAPIVQGVADNLVKAAGCHPKTKGKELAVVLRDPVGLAVELNAMRRRRQGVSEAYLALPENRQPMEVSKAIELFKGNLIADLDERSMEAVSPVMSRGAYEDIMRVKPNPRGWPEGMEWEPLEDRDELLKHGPGKGRVTFPDQPERAKAWARKQTEVTWPKMEKYYDEGQRLKWKTEFARRMEDLHLKEIKSFEADWGTALTDGVLAYFAMHFDEKDKNDVLEVGRRGCCSGEVYCREAWLAYSPPPQTNACDGLFEAQLDADITQDSAVMLRAVMANQSDLWELLAADSGDGNGKRDKVYDFIKGLLNEVKDVVSPKRVAWLTNVTLGFSAGIVSAIAAAATQSATTAMQNANGKPLDAKVLARLSTAQSTALIHRASEEALAASLAGRKPNAPVFFIAYFDVDTAQQIMKGRGQPINKKTRREWAKKGRVAIGVFSDADTVAKLNVKPELATRELAIKAEQVHLQAQAPAFKKSLNAGAIAGSVMVMPVDKFRDLYEAHRAQAKRAPSLVMGAVGRGVLSVDGRLAVGSMIAQGLGLVHGLAGYSQTKQTGTAREILEAQLGLADAAAGFLGGSLELAGVVWETRLMMTVGEAGAKASPLLSFARGLAYGAGAAGNVINALIAFEAAAAQKEKGNLELAYWMNQGGIFFALGGFPLGLLALHSVAEAAVKRGLIWGAGEAMVARAGAQLAGRLVFVSLPGWGWLLTGVAVGHTIYVVMATPTPLQQWLKGCYFGKPEAGVATRDSWAKEEEALKEMQKKMRTEAEIEAEKHKQRQKQINDWLTETTRA; from the coding sequence ATGAGCACAACCTCCCCTGCTGGCTGCGACACCTGCAACAGAAGCGGCCTGTCGCTGCTCTTGCTGCGGCCCAGCCCGGTTGCGAAGAAGGGCCCGCTGGTGCCAGTAGGCGCGGCAGCCGTCAAAACCGATGATGCCTTGATCAAGGGCGTTGTTCCTGGCACGGCTTTGACGCAGAGCCGCTATGCATTGCGCTTGCTGCGTGCCGGCTTTGTGCACGTCTACGTCGAGCATCCGCCCGTCGGCGTGACGAACTGGTTGATCTACCGGGTCACCGACAACGCCGACCTCGTCGCGCAAGGCCATCCGGTCTTTGCGCAGATGCCGCAGCCCGAGCCTTGCGGCCGCAAGGAGCACAACGCGGCCGGCATGCACCTGCTGCATATCCCGCAAGCGCACCAGATCGATGCCGTATGGATTGCCTACAGCGCCAATCTGTGGAACGACAAGCTGCAAAAGGCCAATGCCGCCAATCCCCGGGTGATGCAGAAGGTCAGCCTTGCCGGTGGCTCGCCGAACACCTTCAAGCCGACGGCGGCGGCGCTCCAGGAAAAGGTTCTTGAATGCGCGTTGATGAACCTGCACATCAACAAGAGCCTGGAGCAGGACTTCAAGTTCAACACCCTGGCGCCGATCGTGCAAGGCGTGGCAGACAACCTGGTGAAGGCCGCGGGGTGTCATCCAAAGACCAAGGGAAAAGAACTGGCCGTCGTGTTGCGCGATCCTGTGGGGCTGGCGGTCGAGTTGAATGCGATGAGACGGCGGCGCCAGGGGGTGAGCGAGGCGTATCTGGCGCTGCCCGAGAACCGCCAACCCATGGAGGTCAGCAAGGCCATCGAGTTGTTCAAGGGCAACCTCATCGCCGATCTGGACGAGCGGTCCATGGAGGCCGTGTCGCCTGTCATGAGCCGGGGCGCCTACGAAGACATCATGCGTGTGAAGCCCAACCCCAGGGGCTGGCCCGAGGGCATGGAATGGGAGCCCCTCGAAGACCGGGACGAGCTTCTCAAGCATGGCCCCGGCAAGGGACGGGTGACGTTTCCAGACCAGCCCGAGAGGGCCAAGGCCTGGGCCCGGAAGCAGACAGAGGTCACCTGGCCCAAGATGGAGAAGTACTACGACGAAGGGCAGCGCCTCAAGTGGAAGACTGAATTCGCCCGGCGCATGGAAGACTTGCACCTCAAGGAAATCAAGAGTTTCGAGGCGGATTGGGGCACGGCTCTCACGGATGGCGTGCTTGCGTACTTTGCGATGCATTTCGACGAGAAAGACAAGAACGACGTGCTCGAGGTCGGGCGCCGGGGTTGCTGCTCGGGCGAGGTGTATTGCCGAGAAGCATGGCTGGCCTACTCGCCGCCACCGCAAACCAATGCGTGCGACGGCCTGTTCGAAGCGCAGCTCGATGCCGACATCACGCAAGACAGCGCCGTGATGCTGCGCGCCGTGATGGCCAACCAGTCCGACCTGTGGGAGCTGCTCGCGGCCGACTCGGGCGATGGCAACGGCAAGCGCGACAAGGTCTACGACTTCATCAAGGGGTTGCTCAATGAAGTGAAAGACGTCGTCAGTCCGAAGCGGGTGGCATGGTTGACCAATGTCACGCTGGGCTTCTCGGCCGGGATCGTGAGCGCCATCGCGGCAGCGGCCACGCAAAGCGCGACGACGGCCATGCAGAACGCCAACGGAAAGCCCCTTGACGCCAAGGTGCTGGCGCGGCTGTCGACCGCGCAGAGCACGGCGCTCATTCACCGTGCCAGCGAAGAGGCGTTGGCTGCATCGCTGGCGGGCCGCAAGCCGAATGCGCCCGTGTTCTTCATCGCCTACTTCGACGTCGACACCGCGCAGCAGATCATGAAGGGCCGGGGCCAGCCCATCAACAAGAAAACCCGCCGCGAGTGGGCCAAGAAGGGCCGGGTGGCCATCGGCGTGTTCAGCGACGCCGACACCGTGGCCAAGCTCAACGTCAAGCCCGAACTGGCCACACGCGAACTCGCGATCAAGGCCGAGCAGGTGCATCTGCAGGCGCAGGCGCCGGCATTCAAGAAGTCTCTGAACGCGGGAGCCATCGCCGGCAGCGTGATGGTGATGCCCGTGGACAAGTTCCGGGATCTCTACGAAGCCCACCGCGCGCAGGCGAAGCGCGCGCCTTCGCTGGTGATGGGTGCGGTAGGCCGGGGTGTGCTGTCGGTGGACGGGCGCTTGGCCGTGGGCAGCATGATTGCCCAGGGGCTGGGCCTCGTGCATGGGCTGGCCGGCTACAGCCAGACCAAGCAAACGGGCACCGCGCGCGAGATATTGGAGGCGCAGCTTGGGCTGGCCGACGCCGCGGCCGGCTTCCTGGGGGGATCGCTCGAGCTTGCGGGCGTGGTGTGGGAGACGCGGTTGATGATGACCGTGGGGGAAGCAGGGGCCAAGGCCAGCCCGCTGCTGTCGTTCGCGCGCGGCTTGGCCTACGGTGCAGGTGCCGCGGGCAACGTGATCAACGCCTTGATCGCGTTCGAGGCGGCGGCGGCGCAAAAGGAGAAGGGGAATCTTGAGTTGGCGTACTGGATGAATCAGGGGGGCATATTCTTTGCACTAGGCGGATTTCCTCTCGGACTGTTGGCCCTTCACTCCGTCGCCGAAGCCGCCGTCAAGCGCGGCCTGATCTGGGGTGCCGGCGAAGCGATGGTGGCGCGCGCCGGCGCGCAATTGGCCGGCCGTCTGGTCTTCGTTTCCTTGCCCGGCTGGGGCTGGTTGCTGACCGGTGTCGCCGTCGGTCACACAATCTACGTGGTTATGGCCACCCCGACCCCGCTCCAGCAATGGCTCAAGGGCTGCTACTTCGGCAAGCCCGAGGCGGGCGTGGCCACGCGCGACAGTTGGGCCAAGGAAGAGGAAGCCCTCAAGGAGATGCAGAAAAAAATGAGGACCGAAGCCGAGATCGAGGCCGAGAAGCACAAGCAGAGGCAGAAGCAGATCAACGACTGGCTGACGGAGACCACACGTGCGTAA
- a CDS encoding type VI secretion system Vgr family protein, producing MRTTPSSAASRPRSSAPARAATGGYNQLVFDDTPGQGSTSLATTQASSRLHLGHHKQQDDNARGKGRGHGAELATTAQGAIRAGAGLLVSAYAQPNAKGAFMASREAQQQTKQAEELATSLAQSAQTQKAQIKGEGAPGDLPAIAALKHVAEVLEAKQEGGAAGSNNGSSGSDIKATEGGHGSVTAYSEPHLQFSAPMGIGFVTPKEVIAVSGQHTAIVASQDIDLPAQGQIAVSVAKGVSLYTVGAKAGEGSEPNQERGIALHAASGKVSLQSQTGATKIAADKKVTIASTTKDVAVEAPKHVLLTSAGAYIKMEGSSIKIHAPGKVTFRGMHTFVGPQGDTSSNSVGQGEFQGCPFKLASAGAAGVSAI from the coding sequence ATGCGCACAACGCCGTCTTCAGCGGCATCAAGACCCAGGAGCTCAGCGCCAGCCAGAGCGGCGACGGGGGGCTACAACCAGCTCGTCTTCGACGACACCCCGGGCCAGGGCAGCACCAGCCTGGCCACCACGCAAGCCAGCAGCCGCCTGCACCTGGGCCACCACAAGCAGCAGGACGACAACGCACGCGGCAAGGGTCGCGGTCACGGCGCCGAGCTGGCCACCACCGCGCAAGGCGCCATCCGTGCAGGCGCGGGGCTGCTCGTGAGCGCCTATGCGCAGCCGAACGCCAAGGGCGCGTTCATGGCGAGTCGCGAAGCGCAGCAGCAGACGAAGCAGGCCGAAGAACTTGCCACGTCGCTCGCGCAGAGTGCGCAGACGCAGAAGGCGCAGATCAAGGGTGAAGGTGCTCCTGGTGATCTGCCGGCCATCGCTGCGCTGAAGCACGTGGCTGAAGTGCTGGAGGCGAAGCAGGAAGGCGGCGCTGCCGGATCGAACAACGGATCAAGCGGCAGCGACATCAAGGCCACAGAAGGCGGCCACGGCAGCGTCACTGCGTACAGCGAGCCGCACCTGCAGTTCAGCGCGCCGATGGGCATCGGCTTTGTCACGCCCAAGGAAGTGATCGCCGTGAGCGGCCAGCACACCGCCATCGTCGCGAGCCAGGACATCGACCTTCCCGCGCAAGGGCAGATCGCGGTAAGCGTGGCCAAGGGGGTGAGCCTGTACACCGTCGGTGCAAAGGCCGGAGAAGGCAGCGAGCCGAACCAGGAGCGCGGCATCGCACTGCATGCGGCCAGCGGCAAGGTGAGCCTGCAGAGCCAGACGGGCGCCACAAAGATCGCGGCGGACAAGAAGGTGACGATCGCCAGCACGACGAAGGACGTGGCCGTGGAAGCACCGAAGCACGTGCTGCTGACCAGCGCGGGGGCGTACATCAAGATGGAAGGCTCGAGCATCAAGATCCATGCGCCGGGGAAGGTGACGTTCAGGGGGATGCATACCTTTGTGGGGCCGCAAGGGGACACCAGTAGCAACAGCGTGGGTCAAGGTGAGTTCCAAGGGTGCCCCTTCAAGCTCGCGAGTGCCGGTGCAGCTGGCGTCAGTGCGATATGA